The DNA sequence TGCGGAGGCTATTGTACATAGCGGCCCCAATATTTGGCTGGGTATAGCCATATTGCAATATACCCAAAAGAGCCAGGACCATAACTATTTGAAAACAGCCGAAGAGATCGCTTCAGATATAATGGATTTACAGAATCAGGATAGCGAGGGAGGCTTACGCGGCGGGCCGAACGCAACCTGGTATGCCACCGAGCACAACCTTGATGCCTACGCGTTTTTTAACATGCTCTATAAAATCACGGCCAAGAAAAGATATCTTGATGCCAGGGATAAAATATTAGCCTGGTTAACCAAGCATACTTATGATAAGGCCGACATCCCTATTAAGCGCGGCAAGGGGGATTCGACTATTGCTACCGATACCTATGCCTGGTCCATTGCCGCCATCGGCCCGGAAAAATTAGAAGAATTAGGCATGAATCCCGGTATGATCGTGGAATTTGCGGAAAAAAATTGTGGTGTCGAAGTTTCTTATCAGAGGCCCGAGGGGCAAACCGTAAAAGTGAAGGGTTTTGATTTTGCCCCGCAAAGACACCTCGCCAGGGGGGGCGTGGTTTCTTCGGAGTGGACCGGCCAGATGGTCATCGCCTTTAAAATCATGGCAGATTTTTATTATAAGAAAGATATGGTTGCTAAGGCCAGGTCATATGCCCTGAAAGCCGACGATTACCTCAACCAATTAGGCAATATGATTATCTCTAGCCCTTCTCCCTCCGGCCAAGGCGAAAGCTGCCTTCCTTACGCCACGCAGGATTTTGTAGATACAGGCCATGGATGGATGACTCCTAAGGGCGAATCCACGGGTTCGGTGGCAGGGACTGTTTATGCCCTGTTTGCCTACTATAACTATAATCCCTTAGAGCTTAAGCAATGAAGCCTAAGCTTAATCTCATTTATAAAAAGCTGTATTCTTATTTCGGGCCGCAGCATTGGTGGCCGGGAGATAGCCCTTTTGAGGTTATGGTCGGGGCAATCCTCACCCAGAATACCAGCTGGCTGAACGTAGAAAAGGCAATAAATAATCTCAAAAAACACAAGGTCTTGACGGCAGATAAACTCTACAAGCTCTCTTCTAAAAGGCTGGCCTTGCTGATAAGGCCGGCTGGTTACTACAATATTAAAGCAGAGAGGTTGAAAATTTTTTTAAGGTTTTTCCTCAAATATTATCAGGGCTTGGAAGGGATGTTAAATTCGGATACCCTGGCTTTGCGTAATCAGTTGCTTGGCGTAAAAGGCATAGGCCCTGAGACCGCGGATTCCATATTACTCTATGCATTAAATAAGCCTGTTTTCGTGGTAGATGCCTATACCAGAAGGATACTCTCGCGCCACCGCTTTATCCCGGAGGGCGCCGATTATCACCAAACGCAAAATTTATTTATGCAGAATCTAAAGAAAAGCGTAAAATTATTTAATGAATACCACGCCCTGCTGGTAAAATTAGGCAAGGAGTTCTGCCTGAAGAATAAACCGAGATGTGAAATATGCCCGTTAAGATAATAAATTACAAATTACAAATTACAAATCACAAACAAATTCAAATATCCAATGTCCAAAATTCTAAACTTATATTTTGGTCATTGGTTATTTGTCCACTGGTAATTGTTTGTAATTTGGTGCTTGGTGCTTGGAATTTTATTTACGCAGCCCCCTGCTATGGGACAAAAATGCCCGAGAAAAAAGAGTTCTTTACCGGGGTCCAGACCCACACTATTTTTAAAAGATACCTGGAAAACGAATACGGAAAAGTAAGAAGCTTTCAAAATTTTCTCCTTCTCTCCTACGGCGTATACGACTGGCTCTCTATAGATTTAAAAGGAGGGGCGGGCAATATCAAACAGCGCCCCACAACAAGCGACGAGGTTGATTATCGCACCGGGTTTGCCGGCGGTTATGGCCTGCGTTTAAGGCTTTACGATAAAGGAAATCTGAAAATGGTTTTTGGTTTCCAGCACATCAGCGTGCATCCTAAGAGTACCCATTTAGGGACAGTCAAGAATCAGGCGATATTAGACGACTGGCAGGCTTCTCTATTGGTTTCTTATGATTTTTCCCGCAAAAGCGGGATCCCGCCATCTATTAAACAATGGGCGGGAAAAAAATTTACGCCCTATTTAGGGACAAGATGGTCCAGGATAGACTACATTCATACAGTAGCCGGTGACAAAAAGCGCAAGATGTCTGACCGCACCAAAAGCATTGGTTTAATTTTAGGCCTGGATTTGCCTCTTACGCAAAAAACCTGGGTTAATTTAGAAGGCCAGCTGTTTGACAGCGAGGCCGTAGCATTTAGCTTGAATTACAGCTTTTAACCTTCCTTAAAGCGCCTTAAAATAATGATAAATAAAAAACGCCTTATAAAACTTACCCGGAAATTAATCCGGATAAATTCGGAGAATCCTCCCGGGGACGAATACAGAATCGCTGTTTTTGTAAAAAATTATCTCGATAGGTTGGGATTAAAAACAAAAATTTATGGTTTTAGAAAGAGGCGCTCGAATGTGGTAGCGTTTTTGGAGGGCGTTGATAAAAAGCGCTCATTATTAATCACCCCGCACTTAGACACCGTGCCCTGCGGCAAGAATTGGCATTTTTCTCCTTTTGCGGCCGAGGTACGCTCCGGAAGGATTTACGGTTTAGGCGCTACTGACTGCAAAGGAAATCTAGCCTGCAGCTTAGAGGCAATAAATAGTATTGTTGAAGACGGCGCAACCTTAGGTTATAATCTGATTTTTGCAGCCACGGCTGATGAAGAAAGCGGTTCATCATTCGGGCTAATCCCTTTATTGGATAAGAGAATACTCAGGCCAAACGCAGCAGTTGTTTTAGATTCCGACGATTTTGATATTATCATTGCCCAAAAAGGGCTCATGCATTTAAAAGTAAAAATACAGGGTAAAAAGGCGCACGGCGCTTATCCCTGGCAGGGCGTTAATGCCATAGATGCCGCTATCGACATAATCAAGGCATTAAAGGTATACAGATTCGCCTTCGCCAAAAATAAATATCTAAGGCCCCCTACTTTAAATGTCGGCACCATAAAAGGCGGGGATAAGGTAAATATCGTAGCTGATTGGTGCGAATTTGAGTTAGACTTACGGTTCCTCC is a window from the Candidatus Omnitrophota bacterium genome containing:
- a CDS encoding M20 family metallopeptidase gives rise to the protein MINKKRLIKLTRKLIRINSENPPGDEYRIAVFVKNYLDRLGLKTKIYGFRKRRSNVVAFLEGVDKKRSLLITPHLDTVPCGKNWHFSPFAAEVRSGRIYGLGATDCKGNLACSLEAINSIVEDGATLGYNLIFAATADEESGSSFGLIPLLDKRILRPNAAVVLDSDDFDIIIAQKGLMHLKVKIQGKKAHGAYPWQGVNAIDAAIDIIKALKVYRFAFAKNKYLRPPTLNVGTIKGGDKVNIVADWCEFELDLRFLPGMSPRIILQGVKNIIRKRDPKFKVEIEGMQKPYQIDKRHPLVEYFMAAAKKIKVPSPIKGSEGATTITFFQDKNIPAIATGFGCSGCAHTTDEYVKADNLYKGALVLEEFLKIYQFNA
- a CDS encoding endonuclease III domain-containing protein, whose product is MKPKLNLIYKKLYSYFGPQHWWPGDSPFEVMVGAILTQNTSWLNVEKAINNLKKHKVLTADKLYKLSSKRLALLIRPAGYYNIKAERLKIFLRFFLKYYQGLEGMLNSDTLALRNQLLGVKGIGPETADSILLYALNKPVFVVDAYTRRILSRHRFIPEGADYHQTQNLFMQNLKKSVKLFNEYHALLVKLGKEFCLKNKPRCEICPLR